Proteins from one Mesoplodon densirostris isolate mMesDen1 chromosome 1, mMesDen1 primary haplotype, whole genome shotgun sequence genomic window:
- the LOC132483439 gene encoding ribosomal biogenesis factor-like: MQNEVCAAGVTWNLSSCTRGVGGLTLAEDKLRAQKSRNVFHIASQRSFKVKNKAKPVTTNLKINILIPQQCHENEPVNVDEATRLMAQL; encoded by the exons ATGCAGAATGAGGTGTGTGCAGCTGGTGTCACCTGGAACTTGAGCAGCTGCACGAGGGGTGTCGGAGGTCTGACACTGGCCGAGGACAAACTAAGAGCGCAGAAGTCCAGGAATGTGTTCCACATAGCCAGCCAAAGAAGCtttaaggttaaaaataaagcaaaaccagTTACCACTAATCTTAAGATAAACATT CTGATTCCTCAGCAGTGTCATGAAAACGAACCAGTTAATGTTGATGAAGCTACAAGATTAATGGCTCAGTTGTAA